The following coding sequences are from one Triticum dicoccoides isolate Atlit2015 ecotype Zavitan chromosome 4A, WEW_v2.0, whole genome shotgun sequence window:
- the LOC119284706 gene encoding YTH domain-containing protein ECT4-like isoform X1 → MSLESQPKAAADGTELAGAPKQGPVASQPLSVSIPQDRSITPVVQDFTDPNMFYLPAYYYGGYDGTMSEWDEYTRYVNQDGVEVTPAVYGDIYGYGYAPYGAYSPASSPVPTVDGQMFAAQHYQYPAYYQPPTPVSSTTQGEQQPSANADNKPAAAKADAAKTTTNVAPNGTAQSNSGTAPLGSSYQNSSLTPDGTYRAPLLGGVPSTGYVDSTYGYDTTGAHYAWYDGSAYTNAQQRPTTANYTPSSAYNSNGSSARYQTKSPTPQQTGNRRPTTTTGSATPTYPNRMYSSTQSYNQYGNSVKTGLMYGNTGYGSTGYGSTGYGSSGYGSNGYGSSGYGSSGYGSNGYDSRLYGRWGVSMDSRYNRPRGRGNGYYGFGNESQDGTIELNRGPRSGRFKNQKAFGHTVTIAVKGQTLPSSENKNASDIPDKAQFNLEDFPVQYDDAKFFVIKSYSEDDIHKSIKYNVWASTTNGNKKLDAAYQEAQAKGSSCPIFLFFSVNTSGQFVGVAEMTGPVDFEKTLEYWQQDKWNGSFSVKWHIVKDVPNNILKHIVLENNEGKPVTNSRDTQDINLEQGIQMLKIFKEHVSKTSILEDFAFYENRQKLMQEKRIKQQQIQKQVWDSRAPNPVAGEKQQEVANGKPKVSVPNGVNGEKQQDAVNGKPKSPVANGVNGDAKVPAEKAAATAAPPAVTYAAKVAQTAAAEKKPVATEKKPVVANGAVKTGVAA, encoded by the exons ATGTCGCTGGAATCGCAGCCCAAGGCGGCGGCAGATGGAACCGAGCTTGCTGGTGCCCCCAAG CAGGGACCTGTGGCCAGCCAGCCGCTCAGCGTGTCGATCCCGCAGGACCGGTCCATCACGCCGGTGGTTCAAGATTTTACCGATCCCAACATGTTCTATCTGCCAGCATATTACTATGGAG GTTACGACGGAACCATGAGCGAGTGGGATGAATATACTAGATATGTAAATCAAGATGGAGTGGAGGTTACCCCA GCAGTATATGGAGATATTTATGGATATGGGTATGCTCCTTATGGCGCGTACTCTCCAGCTAGTTCCCCAGTCCCAACAGTTGATGGTCAGATGTTTGCCGCACAACATTACCAGTATCCAGCTTATTATCAGCCTCCTACCCCGGTTTCTTCTACCACTCAAGGTGAGCAGCAGCCTTCGGCCAATGCTGATAATAAGCCAGCAGCGGCCAAGGCAGATGCTGCCAAAACAACCACAAATGTTGCTCCTAATGGTACTGCTCAGAGTAACAGCGGAACTGCTCCCCTTGGGTCAAGctaccagaattcatcactgacccCTGATGGAACCTATAGGGCACCCTTGCTAGGTGGAGTCCCTTCTACTGGTTACGTGGACTCAACCTATGGGTATGACACCACAGGGGCACACTATGCTTGGTATGATGGTTCTGCCTATACCAATGCACAGCAAAGACCAACTACAGCTAATTACACGCCGTCTTCAGCGTATAATAGCAATGGCTCTTCTGCAAGGTATCAGACCAAGAGCCCCACACCGCAGCAGACG GGCAACAGGAGACCAACGACCACAACAGGGTCAGCTACTCCTACATACCCAAACAGGATGTACTCGAGCACCCAGTCTTACAACCAGTATGGAAATTCGGTCAAAACTGGTCTTATGTATGGAAACACTGGCTATGGAAGCACTGGCTACGGAAGCACTGGCTATGGAAGCAGCGGCTACGGAAGCAATGGCTACGGAAGCAGCGGCTATGGAAGCAGTGGCTACGGAAGCAATGGCTATGATTCCAGGTTATATGGTCGGTGGGGTGTTTCTATGGATAGCAGATACAACAGGCCCAGAGGCCGTGGCAACGGATATTATGGTTTTGGCAATGAGAGTCAGGATGGAACAATTGAGCTCAACAGAGGTCCTAGGTCTGGTCGTTTCAAGAACCAGAAAGCATTTGGCCATACTGTTACTATCGCTGTGAAAGGGCAGACCCTCCCTTCAAGTGAAAACAAGAATGCTAGTGACATACCTGATAAGGCACAGTTCAACCTAGAGGATTTCCCTGTCCAGTATGATGATGCAAAGTTTTTTGTCATCAAATCATACAGCGAGGATGATATCCATAAGAGTATAAAATACAATGTGTGGGCAAGTACCACCAATGGAAACAAGAAGCTTGATGCTGCTTATCAAGAAGCTCAGGCAAAGGGCTCTAGCTGCCCTATATTCTTGTTTTTCTCG GTGAATACAAGTGGACAGTTTGTTGGTGTTGCTGAAATGACTGGTCCTGTTGATTTTGAAAAAACTCTAGAGTACTGGCAACAAGACAAGTGGAATGGTTCATTCTCTGTCAAGTGGCACATTGTCAAGGATGTTCCCAACAACATTCTCAAGCACATCGTCCTTGAGAACAACGAGGGCAAGCCAGTCACAAACAGCCGTGACACACAGGAT ATCAACCTTGAGCAAGGTATCCAGATGCTTAAGATATTCAAAGAGCATGTCAGCAAGACCTCTATTCTGGAAGACTTTGCCTTCTATGAGAACCGCCAGAAGTTGATGCAGGAGAAGAGAATAAAACAACAGCAGATCCAAAAGCAG GTGTGGGACAGCAGGGCTCCGAACCCTGTTGCTGGAGAGAAACAACAGGAAGTCGCCAACGGGAAGCCAAAGGTATCTGTACCGAACGGTGTCAATGGAGAGAAACAGCAGGATGCCGTCAATGGGAAGCCAAAGTCGCCTGTGGCGAATGGTGTTAACGGGGATGCGAAGGTTCCGGCAGAGAAAGCCGCTGCCACCGCTGCTCCTCCGGCCGTTACCTACGCGGCGAAGGTGGCCCAAACAGCAGCGGCCGAGAAGAAGCCTGTGGCGACCGAGAAGAAGCCTGTTGTCGCCAACGGTGCTGTCAAGACCGGAGTAGCTGCTTGA
- the LOC119284706 gene encoding YTH domain-containing protein ECT4-like isoform X2 has translation MSLESQPKAAADGTELAGAPKGPVASQPLSVSIPQDRSITPVVQDFTDPNMFYLPAYYYGGYDGTMSEWDEYTRYVNQDGVEVTPAVYGDIYGYGYAPYGAYSPASSPVPTVDGQMFAAQHYQYPAYYQPPTPVSSTTQGEQQPSANADNKPAAAKADAAKTTTNVAPNGTAQSNSGTAPLGSSYQNSSLTPDGTYRAPLLGGVPSTGYVDSTYGYDTTGAHYAWYDGSAYTNAQQRPTTANYTPSSAYNSNGSSARYQTKSPTPQQTGNRRPTTTTGSATPTYPNRMYSSTQSYNQYGNSVKTGLMYGNTGYGSTGYGSTGYGSSGYGSNGYGSSGYGSSGYGSNGYDSRLYGRWGVSMDSRYNRPRGRGNGYYGFGNESQDGTIELNRGPRSGRFKNQKAFGHTVTIAVKGQTLPSSENKNASDIPDKAQFNLEDFPVQYDDAKFFVIKSYSEDDIHKSIKYNVWASTTNGNKKLDAAYQEAQAKGSSCPIFLFFSVNTSGQFVGVAEMTGPVDFEKTLEYWQQDKWNGSFSVKWHIVKDVPNNILKHIVLENNEGKPVTNSRDTQDINLEQGIQMLKIFKEHVSKTSILEDFAFYENRQKLMQEKRIKQQQIQKQVWDSRAPNPVAGEKQQEVANGKPKVSVPNGVNGEKQQDAVNGKPKSPVANGVNGDAKVPAEKAAATAAPPAVTYAAKVAQTAAAEKKPVATEKKPVVANGAVKTGVAA, from the exons ATGTCGCTGGAATCGCAGCCCAAGGCGGCGGCAGATGGAACCGAGCTTGCTGGTGCCCCCAAG GGACCTGTGGCCAGCCAGCCGCTCAGCGTGTCGATCCCGCAGGACCGGTCCATCACGCCGGTGGTTCAAGATTTTACCGATCCCAACATGTTCTATCTGCCAGCATATTACTATGGAG GTTACGACGGAACCATGAGCGAGTGGGATGAATATACTAGATATGTAAATCAAGATGGAGTGGAGGTTACCCCA GCAGTATATGGAGATATTTATGGATATGGGTATGCTCCTTATGGCGCGTACTCTCCAGCTAGTTCCCCAGTCCCAACAGTTGATGGTCAGATGTTTGCCGCACAACATTACCAGTATCCAGCTTATTATCAGCCTCCTACCCCGGTTTCTTCTACCACTCAAGGTGAGCAGCAGCCTTCGGCCAATGCTGATAATAAGCCAGCAGCGGCCAAGGCAGATGCTGCCAAAACAACCACAAATGTTGCTCCTAATGGTACTGCTCAGAGTAACAGCGGAACTGCTCCCCTTGGGTCAAGctaccagaattcatcactgacccCTGATGGAACCTATAGGGCACCCTTGCTAGGTGGAGTCCCTTCTACTGGTTACGTGGACTCAACCTATGGGTATGACACCACAGGGGCACACTATGCTTGGTATGATGGTTCTGCCTATACCAATGCACAGCAAAGACCAACTACAGCTAATTACACGCCGTCTTCAGCGTATAATAGCAATGGCTCTTCTGCAAGGTATCAGACCAAGAGCCCCACACCGCAGCAGACG GGCAACAGGAGACCAACGACCACAACAGGGTCAGCTACTCCTACATACCCAAACAGGATGTACTCGAGCACCCAGTCTTACAACCAGTATGGAAATTCGGTCAAAACTGGTCTTATGTATGGAAACACTGGCTATGGAAGCACTGGCTACGGAAGCACTGGCTATGGAAGCAGCGGCTACGGAAGCAATGGCTACGGAAGCAGCGGCTATGGAAGCAGTGGCTACGGAAGCAATGGCTATGATTCCAGGTTATATGGTCGGTGGGGTGTTTCTATGGATAGCAGATACAACAGGCCCAGAGGCCGTGGCAACGGATATTATGGTTTTGGCAATGAGAGTCAGGATGGAACAATTGAGCTCAACAGAGGTCCTAGGTCTGGTCGTTTCAAGAACCAGAAAGCATTTGGCCATACTGTTACTATCGCTGTGAAAGGGCAGACCCTCCCTTCAAGTGAAAACAAGAATGCTAGTGACATACCTGATAAGGCACAGTTCAACCTAGAGGATTTCCCTGTCCAGTATGATGATGCAAAGTTTTTTGTCATCAAATCATACAGCGAGGATGATATCCATAAGAGTATAAAATACAATGTGTGGGCAAGTACCACCAATGGAAACAAGAAGCTTGATGCTGCTTATCAAGAAGCTCAGGCAAAGGGCTCTAGCTGCCCTATATTCTTGTTTTTCTCG GTGAATACAAGTGGACAGTTTGTTGGTGTTGCTGAAATGACTGGTCCTGTTGATTTTGAAAAAACTCTAGAGTACTGGCAACAAGACAAGTGGAATGGTTCATTCTCTGTCAAGTGGCACATTGTCAAGGATGTTCCCAACAACATTCTCAAGCACATCGTCCTTGAGAACAACGAGGGCAAGCCAGTCACAAACAGCCGTGACACACAGGAT ATCAACCTTGAGCAAGGTATCCAGATGCTTAAGATATTCAAAGAGCATGTCAGCAAGACCTCTATTCTGGAAGACTTTGCCTTCTATGAGAACCGCCAGAAGTTGATGCAGGAGAAGAGAATAAAACAACAGCAGATCCAAAAGCAG GTGTGGGACAGCAGGGCTCCGAACCCTGTTGCTGGAGAGAAACAACAGGAAGTCGCCAACGGGAAGCCAAAGGTATCTGTACCGAACGGTGTCAATGGAGAGAAACAGCAGGATGCCGTCAATGGGAAGCCAAAGTCGCCTGTGGCGAATGGTGTTAACGGGGATGCGAAGGTTCCGGCAGAGAAAGCCGCTGCCACCGCTGCTCCTCCGGCCGTTACCTACGCGGCGAAGGTGGCCCAAACAGCAGCGGCCGAGAAGAAGCCTGTGGCGACCGAGAAGAAGCCTGTTGTCGCCAACGGTGCTGTCAAGACCGGAGTAGCTGCTTGA
- the LOC119284708 gene encoding photosynthetic NDH subunit of subcomplex B 2, chloroplastic-like: protein MAAASFLPLHLPASPRPATVAARAASGVASTVPAATQTSQLEETFGRKGLRFGTDATGAPTAELSVRNGSSLQLRLNDGLVTSYRPKVSWEGGDGCRELLHTVAAAGAVKGGVGLVLNEASSSSSLLGASEWSVADVDSDSYDAVQVELGCGVGGAKLEVSYVVTLYPLSMATAVIVKNNGAKPVELTGAVLSHIKFDKRRGTAVEGLRGCPYCSHPPPAAGFALLTPAEAMKREESGWFGGGGGEEPRQGAWTVEENLYTILKKKVSRVYAAPPEERKKRIYSTAPSKFTTIDQSSGLGFRLVRMGFEDLYLSSPGGLYEKFGNDYFLCTGPASILVPVVVGPGEEWRGAQVIEHDNL from the exons ATGGCCgccgcctccttcctccccctccaCCTCCCGGCCTCCCCCAGGCCGGCCACCGTGGCCGCGAGGGCAGCCTCGGGCGTCGCGTCGACGGTGCCCGCCGCCACGCAGACGTCGCAGCTGGAGGAGACGTTCGGCCGGAAGGGCCTCCGGTTCGGGACGGACGCCACGGGCGCGCCCACGGCGGAGCTGAGCGTGCGCAACGGCAGCTCGCTGCAGCTGCGGCTCAACGACGGGCTGGTCACGTCGTACCGGCCCAAGGTGTCCTGGGAGGGCGGGGACGGCTGCCGGGAGCTGCTCCACACCGTGGCCGCCGCCGGCGCGGTCAAGGGCGGCGTCGGGCTGGTGCTCAACGaggcctcctcgtcgtcatcgctgctCGGCGCGTCGGAGTGGTCGGTggcggacgtggactcggactcgtaCGACGCGGTGCAGGTGGAGCTCGGGTGCGGCGTCGGCGGGGCCAAGCTGGAGGTGTCGTACGTGGTGACGCTGTACCCGCTGAGCATGGCGACGGCGGTGATCGTCAAGAACAACGGGGCCAAGCCGGTGGAGCTGACGGGCGCCGTGCTGAGCCACATCAAGTTCGACAAGCGTCGGGGCACGGCCGTGGAGGGCCTCCGGGGGTGCCCCTACTGCTCCCACCCGCCGCCGGCGGCCGGGTTCGCGCTGCTCACCCCCGCCGAGGCCATGAAGCGGGAGGAGTCCGGgtggttcggcggcggcggcggggaggagcccCGGCAGGGCGCCTGGACCGTGGAGGAGAACCTCTACACCATCCTCAAGAAGAAGGTGAGCAGGGTGTACGCGGCGCCGCCGGAGGAGAGGAAGAAGCGCATCTACAGCACCGCGCCCTCCAAGTTCACCACCATCGACCAG TCTAGCGGGCTGGGGTTCAGGCTGGTGAGGATGGGGTTCGAGGACCTGTACCTGAGCAGCCCGGGAGGACTGTACGAGAAGTTCGGCAACGACTACTTCCTCTGCACCGGGCCGGCGTCCATCCTCGTGCCCGTCGTCGTCGGCCCCGGCGAGGAGTGGAGGGGGGCACAGGTCATCGAGCACGACAACTTGTAA
- the LOC119284707 gene encoding DEAD-box ATP-dependent RNA helicase 38-like: MADAGAAKPEPEKKSWADVEEEEEAKAKAEAEAELAAAASSASSSSAPIEPAVEAQAKQIEALSLSVPDDDGGGPEGPPLLDDSDDSQIQAVTSGGTVYESATTFEDVKLTPELLKGLYDEMGFSRPSKIQAITLPMILTPPHRDLVAQAHNGSGKTTCFVLGMLSRVDPNRKVPQAICICPTRELAQQNKSVLMRMGKFTGITCACAIPSSQKEYMPISKMAPVTDQVVIGTSGTLTKWITHKKLATREIKILVFDEADHMLAEEGFKTDSLRIMKDIQNSAGGCQVLLFSATFNEKVKEFVTRVIKDGNQIFVKKEDLTLEKVKQYKVRVPDEAAKIEVIRDKIFEFGQKVGQVIIFVRTRNSTKNVHNALTKEDYVCSSIQGSLDQAEREKVIQEFKDGYTKVLISTDVLARGFDQAQVNLVINYDMPIKYNTRDEPDYEVYLHRIGRAGRFGRKGAVFNLLCGQTDEVVMTKIEDYFQHKVPEVPNWKSEDNFETALKDAGLLE; the protein is encoded by the exons ATGGCCGACGCCGGCGCCGCCAAGCCCGAGCCGGAGAAGAAGTCCTGGGCcgacgtcgaggaggaggaggaggccaaggccaaggcggaggcggaggccgagctcgccgccgccgcctcctccgcctcctcctcctccgcccccaTCGAGCCGGCGGTGGAGGCGCAGGCGAAGCAGATCGAGGCGCTCTCGCTCTCCGTGccggacgacgacggcggcggccccgAGGGCCCGCCCCTGCTCGACGACTCCGACGACTCCCAAATCCAGGCC GTGACCTCGGGCGGCACGGTGTACGAGTCGGCCACGACCTTCGAGGACGTGAAGCTCACCCCCGAGCTGCTCAAGGGGCTGTACGACGAGATGGGGTTCAGCCGCCCCAGCAAGATCCAGGCCATCACGCTCCCCATGATCCTCACGCCGCCCCACAGGGACCTCGTCGCGCAGGCGCACAACGGCTCCGGCAAGACCACCTGCTTCGTCCTCGGCATGCTCAGCCGCGTCGACCCCAACCGCAAGGTCCCCCAGGCCATCTGCATCTGCCCCACCAGGGAGCTCGCGCAGCAG AATAAATCTGTGCTCATGAGGATGGGCAAGTTTACCGGCATCACCTGTGCCTGTGCAATCCCGTCGTCTCAGAAAGAGTATATGCCCATCAGCAAaatggctccggtgaccgatcAGGTGGTGATTGGCACTTCTGGGACGCTCACCAAGTGGATCACCCATAAGAAGCTTGCGACTagggagatcaagattcttgtgttcGACGAGGCAGATCATATGCTTGCTGAG GAGGGCTTTAAAACTGATTCTTTAAGGATCATGAAGGATATACAAAATAGTGCTGGTGGCTGTCAG GTGCTTCTCTTCTCTGCGACCTTCAACGAGAAAGTGAAGGAATTTGTTACAAGGGTCATTAAGGACGGAAACCAAATATTTGTGAAGAAGGAAGATCTTACTTTGGAAAAAGTAAAGCAATATAAAGTCCGAGTCCCTGATGAGGCGGCCAAAATAGAGGTTATAAGGGACAAGATCTTTGAGTTTGGGCAAAAGGTTGGACAGGTTATCATCTTTGTGAGAACAAGAAATAGTACTAAGAATGTACATAATGCTTTGACAAAAGAGGACTATGTGTGCTCCTCAATTCAAGGATCCCTTGACCAAGCAGAGAGGGAAAAAGTAATTCAGGAATTCAAAGATGGATACACCAAGGTTCTTATATCAACTGATGTTCTTGCTCGTGGGTTTGACCAAGCACAG GTTAACCTGGTCATCAACTACGATATGCCAATCAAGTATAATACGAGAGATGAACCTGATTATGAGGTGTACCTGCACAGAATTGGCAGAGCTGGACGCTTTGGCCGAAAAG GAGCTGTGTTCAACCTGCTATGTGGTCAAACTGATGAAGTTGTGATGACAAAGATCGAGGACTACTTCCAGCACAAAGTGCCTGAGGTCCCCAACTGGAAAAGCGAGGACAATTTTGAGACTGCTCTCAAGGATGCGGGTTTACTTGAGTAA